DNA sequence from the Malus domestica chromosome 06, GDT2T_hap1 genome:
GACGGTCTCTCCGAGCCCGAAAGAATGTAATGAAATGCCCTGCCTGTCCGGGGGATATCTCTGATTTTCTGAAGAATCCTCAGGTTTGTAGTTACTCGcgcatttttctttttgtttcatgGGAAGATAACAATTATTCTTCCTTTCATTTTTTAACTGCTCGTAGGTAGAGtgttcttttgatttttgtcTTTTATCTTATTAGAAACCAATGAAACATTACGTTATTGAAGTATAACTCCTTGACAATTTTTTTACTGTATGTTGTGGGATTAAACCTGGCAGGTGAATACAGAGATAAAGAATATGATCGAATCACTAAAAGCTCTGAATGAAGAGGAAGAGAAGGTAGATCCAACTGAGAAGTCAAGTGATGAAGGGGATGAGGATCCAACTGAGGAGTCAAGCGAAGAAGATGATTCTGACAATGAAGCTAGTGATCCTGTGTCTGACAAAACAGGAATGAATGGCAACGGGCAGACTTCAGGAACAAAGTCTCCTGCAAGGAGTCCCAAACTTGTCAAGGTTGATGCTGGTAATTACTCATCAAAGACTGATGATGATGGGTAGGCAAAGGAAATTTTTGGCGCCCAGACTGATGGTTCGAAGGGAGATCCTAAAGAAAGCAAATCTGATGCTCCTGTTGCAAAGCGTGGGAGGAAACCTGCCGGTCAGGGAGGTGCTGGAGCAAAGTCCGGGGGAAGAAAGAGGACTAAGGAGGAAGCCTCGGGTGATGAAGAAGGAAATGGTTCACCAGCAAATCCTCTGCAGGTGCAATCTGAAGAGGATCCAAAAGAGAGCAAAAAGCCAGCTGCAAAGCGTGGAAGGAAACCTGGCTGTCAGGGCAGTGCTGGAGGGAAGACCCGAGGAAGAAAGAAGGCTCAGGAGAAAGAAGCATTGGGCGACAAAGAAGGAAATGGTTCCCCATCAAGCCCCCAGCAGGTCCAATCGGTTCAGGAtccaaatgagaagaaaaagccAGCTGCAAAGCGTGGGAGGAAGCCTGCTGGTCAGGGGGGGTGCTGCAGCAAAGACCCGAGGAAGGAAGAAGGCTCATGAGGGAGAAGCAATGGATGTTGATGATGGAAATGTTTCACCAACAAGCCCTCTGCTTGTGAAAGCCGATGATTTGGAGTGATCGGTTGACTTGTGCTGCAAGAAATGTTGAACTTGGTGTTAGAGTAAATACAGAAATATAAAGAATAATCCGAatgatgactttgaggtacgacttgaatcgtttccttaaagtgttatttgcccccactcgaatgagtttgctaaaaggttcttggcaaatcacttccaggatacaataaaatatgaaatattcgattagcaaaaccgaattgtattcccttagaaataactagaaagaaattgtatgaatgtgatggagagaaaagagagcaagGAATGTAGAAACAAAATTATATAATTGTATAGACAATAAATTTCTGAATGAATTTCTTTTCTACCAATTTACCAATATATAGGAGAGATTGCACCCGTAAGACATATCCTTTGGTTTTGGATATGCCTACTCGGCATGGAATACATCCTTTGATTTTGGGTATGTCTTCTTGCCATGGATACAACTGAATTAATATACCCAATACGCATGTTTGATGCAAAGCATCAACTACCAAAGGTTATGTCTGTTAGTAAACTGTGAACTAGTCAGACATGTCTTTTTGCAAAGTTGGAAAAGTCACATTGCTTTAATCTGATGAAGAGTAACTGTTGGGCAAATACCCAACTTCTTCCACACgaatatattaatatattattaaaatattcaaCACTTGGAAGGGTTATTTTGGTGCAGCAAACTTTTAATTCGGGAGTGCTCAAGTGTTTATACACAGGCTGCTTTACTTCAGTTTGCTTTGAATAAGTAtgaacttatatatatatatatatatacatctaaCATAAAAAATGGGTAGTGCTTGCCCATGGTGGTTTTTTAATAGGGTTTAGGctttgtgtttatttaaaataagaAATGGGTAATGCTTGCCCATGCCCATGTCCATGCTGATGCTGGTTCTTCTGTGTAGTAAACTTTTATGGTTATCAAGTTCGTTTGTTATATCTCAAAGTCTCATTTATTTGCTTTGCTTCATTACATTTTTTTCATCTTATCTACATATTAATGAAATCATCTTTGTCACTCAAAAAGATGGTGAAAATACATTTTTGTACAAATGCCATCTCGACTTTTGTTAGTGTGCGTATTTaccacttgaacttttatttattatttatgtactaCTTGGACTTTGCATCATGTTGCAAAGTACCACCCGTTGTTAAAACTTCTGTTAGTTGATGATGTCGACAACATAGATCTTACATCTTGATTTGATTCTcgctaaaaacgaatttgaaccacattattactagtcctTTGTGAGACTAAACCCACAACCTCCCTCTTAGTGTAAATGATATCgcttattcaaaaaaaaaaaaaattaaaaaaatgcacacacaacaaaaaacaaataagaaCTCTAGTAATGGTGGCATCTCTTGCTCCTTCCTCCCTGTGACTCCCCCACCAACTTCTAACCCCACACTCTTCAGCTCAACCACATCATCCCCCTTCTCGTACTGTCTCTGTCATTGGATCCAGATTTGTTGGAGATTTAGATGTCGTGGATCATATGCGACTTAATTAAATTTGTACGTGGCTCCACcagaaattttttgtttcataTAGAGATAGTAGAAGAATGGGTTCATAGGGCGGAGGAGGTTGGTTGGCGTACGGGTTGCTAGTTGATGAATGGAAGATGTcatggttttatatatatatatatatatatatatatatatatatatatatattttttttttttttttatgttaacttataatatttttaattaaatcatATTTACCAAGTGGCCAtgttagtaaaaaaaaattgagcccTATGTTGCGcatgttaattaaaaaaaatttctatcgGTACGTGGTACATTGCAGTACAATACAAATTTCAGGTGGTCGAAACTGAAAACTaagggcacgtttgtttgacaggattaAGAGggcttggactggactagactatagtccGACGTTTGGTGTGCATCCGGATTAGCTTTAATGAGCTTAACCCGGACTCGCTTGGACTAAGTACCTCCTTAGCCGTTCTTTACGAGCAACCCCAAAATTGGGCGGATTTGTAAGCTAGAGCAAACCTA
Encoded proteins:
- the LOC103415142 gene encoding uncharacterized protein, whose translation is MTAPVSTPCVHHFCKSCLEGAFVGKSFVTERSRGGRSLRARKNVMKCPACPGDISDFLKNPQVNTEIKNMIESLKALNEEEEKVDPTEKSSDEGDEDPTEESSEEDDSDNEASDPVSDKTGMNGNGQTSGTKSPARSPKLVKAKEIFGAQTDGSKGDPKESKSDAPVAKRGRKPAGQGGAGAKSGGRKRTKEEASGDEEGNGSPANPLQVQSEEDPKESKKPAAKRGRKPGCQGSAGGKTRGRKKAQEKEALGDKEGNGSPSSPQQVQSVQDPNEKKKPAAKRGRKPAGQGGCCSKDPRKEEGS